TTTATGGCATTTGCGTGTCCACCCCAAGGTGCTAGATTTGCCCTTTATAGAGGGTTTAAATCGCCCCACTAAGGATAATCTCATCTATGCCTACCTCACACATGGTTTAAGTGATGAGGATTTAAGTCTTTTAAAACGCCCTGTGCCCCCCTTAAGCGCACAAGAAAAAGCGGATTATTTGGGGCGTGTGAGCGGGGTGAGTTTGGGCAGTGATGCCTTTTTCCCCTTTAGTGATAGCATTTTGCGCGCGCATAAAAGCGGGGTGCGCTACATTGCTCAAAGCGGGGGGAGCAAACAGGATTTGCAAGTGATTCAAGCCTGCAACGGGCTTGATATGGTCATGGCTTTCACCCATGTCCGCTTATTCCACCACTAGGAGAACTCATGAAAATTGCCATTATTGGAAGTGGGGGGCGCGAACATGCGATTTTAAAAAAAATCTTAGCCCCCAATCGCCAAATTTTTATGCTTCCGGGCAATGCCGGAATGCGTGAGGCTCGCTGTGTCCCCATTAGCGTAGACGATCAGCAAGGCATTTTAAACTTTGCCAAACAAGAAGCCCTAGATTTCATCATCGTATCCCCAGATAATCCTCTTGTAGATGGCTTAGTCGATGTGCTTGAGGAGGCAGGTTTTGCCTGCTTTGGACCTAGAAAAAGCGGGGCGCGCTTGGAGGGGAGTAAGATTTTTGCCAAAGACTTTATGCAAAGACACAACATTCCCACAGCAAGCTATGATAGTTTTGACTGCTTGCAAGAAGCCCTGAAATATTTAGAAAAAGTGGAGTTTCCCTGTGTGATCAAAGCTGATGGGCTCGCCTTTGGCAAGGGTGTGATCATCGCTCACAATGCCAAAGAGGCGCAAGAGAGTTTAGAGGCGATGATGCAAGAGGGTGTTTTTGGGGAGAGTGGAAAAAGGGTTGTGATTGAGGAGTTTTTGCAAGGACCTGAGGCTTCTTTGCTCACCTTTTGTGATGGTTTGACACTCAAAGCCATGCCCCCAGCGATGGATTATAAACGCGCTTTAGATGGGGATCGAGGTTTGAATACGGGGGGGATGGGTTGTATTGCGCCCAATCCTTACTGGAGCGCTCAAATTGCTAAAGAGTGTGAGGAGAAAATCTTAATCCCCACTCTTAAGGGAATCCA
This portion of the Helicobacter felis ATCC 49179 genome encodes:
- the purD gene encoding phosphoribosylamine--glycine ligase, with the translated sequence MKIAIIGSGGREHAILKKILAPNRQIFMLPGNAGMREARCVPISVDDQQGILNFAKQEALDFIIVSPDNPLVDGLVDVLEEAGFACFGPRKSGARLEGSKIFAKDFMQRHNIPTASYDSFDCLQEALKYLEKVEFPCVIKADGLAFGKGVIIAHNAKEAQESLEAMMQEGVFGESGKRVVIEEFLQGPEASLLTFCDGLTLKAMPPAMDYKRALDGDRGLNTGGMGCIAPNPYWSAQIAKECEEKILIPTLKGIQEENLHFRGCLYFGLILTPKGVKVLEYNCRFGDPETQTLLPLLQSDLLEIMQACSTQTLAKQEVNFAPLSSCCVVLASQGYPKIFQTGHPINYPSHLDICFAGVKQVGDQLVNAGGRVCSVTSVAPSLQEARKESYQRLLKIDFNPAHYRQDIGAGLP